The sequence tataataataataataataataataataataataataataataataataataattattattattattattattattattattattattattattattattattattattattattattattattattatcttttcaaATATAAGTAAGTAAGTTTCCATTCTAGATATTGTAAATGTATAAATATTTTGCGTTAAATGTTCTGATTGAAAACCAACATGGTCAAAAATGATCATGAGAAGTCCTGATTAGAAGACATCAACATCCGATTAAAAAACCAAGCTGTTCATTCAGACAACATGGCGAGGAAAACTACACCCGTTTATCTATTGTATAAACCAACAAAACACGTAGAGAATATTCAATTCATATAGATtaactagatttaagagcccgtgcgttgcatgaCAGCTctaaatcaaagtaataaaaaaagTTATAATTGATAGCAAATTAAAGTTACATAGAATTACAATTCTGAAAACCTCCATTATTGATATTCTCTGTGTTAAAACCAAATTtacaaataaaattgatattttaaACACTATGAATGAATACACGTAGTATGAACAATCAATTGCTCATAGATAATTTCTCTATTTTCTCCATGACATTTTATAAAGAGGAATATGTTATTAAAAAACAACACAATGTGATTAGAATCTAGCTTTTGCATAAAGTTTGAAAATTGTTGTTACCAAAAAGTTTTAGTTTTCTGAACTTGTTGACTAACATCGAAGCATTTCCATTGCTATGTTGACAACATTAAGTCATGACTCCATGAAATGTCAATGTCCACAAGCAAAACATCTTTAAATTTAACAAAAGATATAAACCACCTACACTCATGACACAACATAAAAAAACCACCATATCCAAAATATATCAAAAACCCTATTCAACTAAACACaggtggattttttttttaaaaatagtaattttttttAAACTGACTTGCAAAAATGGAAACTTTAGCAAAATCGTTTCGAAAATGGTAAAATCGAACTTCCAAAGTTCGGTTTTGGTCAAACCCGAAGTTTGGAAGTTCGGTTTTGGTATTTTATTCATTTACACAGTGACTTGGCAGACATGTGTACAAGGTTAGCCACCCGTGCCCTAAACCGAAGTTTAAAACTTCGGTTTTGCAGGCTTTtcagcaaaaccgaagtttgaaacttcggttttgggtCCTGCCATTTTTTGTTCACTTCTCAGCCGAATCTTGCATTTGCAGGTCGAAATCTATGATTTTATACATCTATTTATACTAGTTGAAACTTCATTATCAATTACTACATCACATACAACAcaaccacatttcaaacacctcCAACTGAGTTTTAATTTTCACTGAAATCAGCAGTTGAAAACTACAAAAAACACAAAATCACATTCTAAAAAAATGGCCAATGATGAGAACGATGGATGGGAATACCTACTTGATATTGATGATTCCGATCTCACTCAATATGTATCAGTTTCAAAACCCACTCAAACCATATTGTTACCCACTGAGTCGCCACCATTCCCCCGACCTTTAGAGTCCCCCCAACTTAATCGTCAAAAACAAAAGCAACCTATTTCACCACAACGACCCGTTCTTCGCGGTTTCGGGTCTAACAAAAAGAACAAATTATCCTACCGAATTCCTGGACCCGCTGGTGTTTTCCAAGATGCGTATGAACTTCAAAATAACGAGAATAACGTTGTGGATGACATGTCTACGCAAGATTTTGTAAGGGAAATAATCAACAGACCTGAAGCGGATGATTCGTTTACACTGGATCCGTGGTTACGCGCGATGAAGTTTGCATATCCGTACGGaggtaaacaacaaaattgtataatcattcttgaaaccataagccAACAGTTTATGTGTATTGTTGTAACTGCAGGTAGATCTGATATAACAAGCATTTTGAAACAGCGTAGATTTTTACCAGCTGATCAAGTTGTTGGTGTTGTTAAGACTTATGAGAAAAATTGTGTCGGTGATTTGTCTGTAACGCTCAAAGTGAGTTTACATCACTAACTTATGTATATTTTATTAATTGTATTGCGTTGACTAAAACAGGTTAATGTAACTATATTCATTTATGTTTAATAGGACACTACGGGTGCTATTCGAGGAACATTATCTAGCAAGATCATCGATGGTGTACATGGGAAGTATGAAGGTGTAAAAGGCATACGTGAGGGAGCTGTTCTGGTGCTACAAAACTGTTCTATCTTTTGCCCTAGTGTGAAGGTTAAAATCCTTAACATTACACGCAAGGCGTTAATTAAAGTGTTCTTTAAAGTCGGTGGATCTACGTAGAGaattgtgttgttgttgttgttgtttaaaataaactattgttattgttgttttaaataatctattgttatatgttgttattgttatttaaaaTAAACCAGTTGTTAGTTTTGTTTAACAACGATACTAAATGTATATCACAAACGCAACGAATATATTAAAACAAGTTCAAAAGATAAACATTACAACcaatataaataaatacaactaATCAATGACCATGACGTCCCCCACGTATATATCGTAGGTGATGACCGGTTCCACACCCTGTTGGTTGTGTTTGCCTTTGACTCCTCCGCGGTACTTGTTGCCGGTTTTCATCATCGCTCGTGGTTAAATCCTCGACAGGCTCATCCTCAAGTTGGTAATCAGAAACACTCACGTCAAGAGGGCTTCGAGAGGACGAGGCACCTACATATGTTCGGTTAGGGGTCCGAGAGGAAGATCTATGATATGTTTCTTGAGGGGTCCGAGAGGATGATCCAAGATGCGTGTTCAACGGGGTACTGTATATGTCTGGAGGGCTATGGAAGACGTTCTGATGGGTATTGTAGACGTTTTGATGGGTAGTATATGTGTTTCGAGGGGTACTGTATGTGTCTTGAGGgttagtgtaacatcccgcgtttttttccgttaaatttattttaacaccgtctttttttagataatatctttcgttacctaaattcgtatctttcgttaaataacattcttaatatttccgttactcgattataacatctttcattaatttgcatttttaaattaattcgttcggttaattcacgcacccgctttcaaacttgagggaccaaagttgcaaaggggtcAAACTAgtcgactaggtcaactagtcaaaccccaccaccaccactcattaatTCTTCCACCTCCCCATTCTTgattacttccatttttactctcaaactcccaaatcactaattcatcatctaaatcaattcaagcaagcaaacatcaaaacaaattacatattcgtgatcctctcttcatcctcttcaatttggtaccaatttcactacttggggtaaggtttctaaaaactctaaatttctctaattcgttttatagacttgaaatggtgttagttagtgtctatggctcgagtctagcatgaatatgtgatttaattgctcgatcttgttgttttgcataaactagcatgaacttgaaatgggtgtgcttaatctttgattttggttgattaaatgttgtttaaatgttaaagttcatgtattaaatgtgttaccagcatcattagcttcaatttgatgtgtaggttgacttggaaaacatcactattgattttgtgattcttggttagggtttgatagcttttaaaatgaacttttgatgcattgaatgctatgaaatgttgttagtaagtgtttagttgtattgtatgtttaattaccttcaaaacggcatatcatatgtgtagattcgattcccgaatcatgaaatgcattttgtgaacttgaaactctgataatgaacttttaacgatcattcaacGAGGAttttgttattgtaaatgatggatttgagtgatgatatgtgtttagtcgtattactcgtcaaaatacctttccaacagtATAAGATACGTGCCGTAAGTGTTTTTGGTTTGTTATTTGCGCTTAAATGaagttggttgagacttgaacaattgaaacagcccaggcaccaggccacgcccattgtcgcggcgcggccaccatatgtcgcggcgcgacatttgccttgttcagGGGCTGATCAACTTTGCTTTTTAtacgaaaaattctaactatgctacgcacctccgattaacatgtaacttgttctaacatgctcatatatgattaattagctcagaaaaatagtccgagacccgacccgaacgtgttgactttttcgttgactttgaccggaccaagtttgacttttattcaaacttaaccaaatacttatgcaattgttctaatcttcttttatacttgattcttgcatgaaacttgacaacgtgactcacatactatataatcgagtcgtaacgagacgtaggactaattgaacacatttcgaccaaccttgtgtcttacccggtattgatataacttacttgtttaggtcaagactaaacaactttcatgcacacgtttactttgtgaagtacatttatactcgtgcactcgaggtgagatcatagtcccatcttttcaacaacttttatacttttaaatcatgggatgagaaacatatacgtaccatacttttatgctttgaacacaagtacgaaaacaaacaatccacagcgagttagaacaaaaagcctcaattcaattatcattagttacacttgcagggtgtaaacgtgaacttatgttatgtgatcacatgggcttgacgagccctcattcggacggttcgctactgtagtgacccgaacttttccatgtttatatatattaattgagattgatatttacatgattaaatgtttccaacatgttaagcaatcaaacttgttaagacttgattaattgaaatatgtttcatatagacaattgaccacccaagttgaccggtgattcacgaacgttaaaacttgtaaaaactatatgatgacatatatatggatatatatatagttaacatgatactatgataagtaaacatatcattaagtatattaacaatgaactacatatgtaaaaaacaagactactaacttaatgatttttaaacgagacatatatgtaacgattatcgttgtaaagacatttaatgtatatatatatcatattaagagatattcatacatgataatatcatgataatataataatttaaaatctcatttgatattataaacattgggttaacaacatttaacaagatcgttaacctaaaggtttcaaaacaacacttacatgtaacgactaacgatgacttaacgactcagttaaaatgtatatacatgtagtgttttaatatgtatttatacaattttgaaagacttcaatacacttatcaaaatacttctacttaacaaaaatgcttacaattacatcctcgttcagtttcatcaacaattctactcgtatgcacccgtattcgtactagtacaatacacagcttttagatgtatgtactattggtatatatactccaatgatcagctcttagtagcccatgtgagtcacctaacacatgtgggaaccatcatttggcaactagcatgaaatatctcataaaattacaaaaatatgagtaatcattcatgacttatttacatgaaaacaaaattacatatcctttatatctaatccatacaccaacgaccaaaaacacctacaaacactttcattcttcaattttcttcatctaattgatctctctcaagttctatcttcaagttctaagtgttcttcatatattctacaagttctagttacataaaatcaagaatactttcaagtttgctagctcacttccaatcttgtaaggtgatcatccaacctcaagaaatctttgtttcttacagtaggttatcattctaatacaaggtaataatcatattcaaactttggttcaatttctataactataacaatcttatttcaagtgatgatcttacttgaacttgttttcgtgtcatgattctgcttcaagaacttcgagccatccaaggatccgttgaagctagatccatttttctcttttccagtaggtttatccaaggaacttaaggtagtaatgatgttcataacatcattcgattcatacatataaagctatcttattcgaaggtttaaacttgtaatcactagaacatagtttagttaattctaaacttattcgcaaacaaaagttaatccttctaacttgacttttaaaatcaactaaacacatgttctatatctatatgatatgctaacttaatgatttaaaacctggagacacgaaaaacaccgtaagaccggatttacgccgtcgtagtaacaccgcgggctgttttgggttagttaattaaaaactatgataaactttgatttaaaagttgttattctgagaaaatgatttttattatgaacatgaaactatatccaaaaattatggttaaactcaaagtggaagtatgttttctaaaatggtcatctagacgtcgttctttcgactgaaatgactacctttacaaaaacgacttgtaaattatttttccgactataaacctatactttttctgtttagattcataaaatagagttcaatatgaaaccatagcaatttgattcactcaaaacggatttaaaatgaagaagttatgggtaaaacaagattggataatttttctcattttagctacgtgaaaattggtaacaaatctattccaaccataacttaatcaacttgtattgtatattatgtaatcttgagataccatagacacgtatacaatgttttgatctatcatgtcgacacatctatatatatttcggaacaaccatagacactctatatgtgaatgttggagttagctatacagggttgaggttgattccaaaatatatatagtttgagttgtgatcaatactgagatacgtatacactgggtcgtggattgattcaagataatatttatcgatttatttatgtacatctaactgtggacaactagttgtaggttactaacgaggacagctgacttaataaacttaaaacatcaaaatatattaaaagtgttgtaaatatattttgaacatactttgatatatatgtatatattgttataggttcgtgaatcaaccagtggccaagtcttacttcccgacgaagtaaaaatctgtaaaagtgagttatagtcccacttttaaaatctaatatttttgggatgagaatatatgcatgttttataaatgatttacaaaatagacacaagtacgtgaaactacattctatggttgaattattgaaatcgaatatgcccctttttattaagtctggtaatctaagaattagggaacagacaccctaattgacgcgaatcttaaagatagatctattgggcctaacaaaccccatccaaagtaccggatgctttagtacttcgaaatttatatcatatccgaagggtgtcccggaatgatggggatattcttatatatacatcttgttaatgttggttaccaggtgttcaccatatgaatgatttttatctctatgtatgggatgtgtattgaaatatgaaatcttgtggtctattattatgatttgatatatataggttaaacctataactcaccaacatttttgttgacgttttaagcatgtttattctcaggtgattattaagagcttccgctgtcacatacttaaataaggacgagatttggagtccatgcttgtatgatattgtgtaaaaactgcattcaagaaacttattttgttgtaacatatttgtattgtaaaccattatgtaatggtcgtgtgtaaacaggatattttagattatcattatttgataatctacgtaaagctttttaaaacctttatctatgaaataaaggttatggtttgttttaaaatgaatgcagtctttaaaaaacgtctcatatagaggtcaaaacctcgcaacgaaatcaattaatatggaacgtttttaatcaataagaacgggacatttcagttggtatcagagcgttggtcttagagaaccagaattttgcattagtgtgtcttatcgagtttgttaggatgcattagtgagtctggacttcgaccgtgtttacttgaaaaatgattgcttaacaaattttgttggaaactatatatttttaacatgtgaatattatgtgatatattaatctcttaacgcgtttgatattatgtgatagatgtctacctctagaacaagtcccattgactcacctaataataatgaagagtcaaatgtaaattggaatgattcgtggactgattcacaagttcccgaagaggaaccggaagaagagtcggaaccagaagaagaatcggaaccggaagaagaatcggaaccggatgaagaaatagaaccggtgggagaaataataaaacggttaagtaaaagaaaatcctcaaccaaccgaccaaggttaattatggtcaatggtgttttcgctaaggaagaaaaatattgggaggattaccaattctccgatgaatcggattctgacgagaattccgatgatgttatagaaattaccccaactgaatttaaaaaggcaaaagaaaataataagggaaagggcataaaaatagagaaatctaattccaaccccgatgaactttatatgtatcgtcaacccccgaagtgcttaagttgtaacaatgacccgggaacctctaaaccaccaggtttttctaaaccaatgtggataacgacggctcgtattaggggaacatcatatatccctagaaacttggcaaaacgaaccaaaaccgaagaagaagaaacaagcgagtcggaataagatagttgtattcgtgtggtgtaatataagtaatatagtgtgcttatgctttatgatatatgtaaaaattgcttgtattaataagtatttttttttatcaatctaactcttgtctattttacagtataaaa comes from Rutidosis leptorrhynchoides isolate AG116_Rl617_1_P2 chromosome 4, CSIRO_AGI_Rlap_v1, whole genome shotgun sequence and encodes:
- the LOC139842099 gene encoding uncharacterized protein, producing MANDENDGWEYLLDIDDSDLTQYVSVSKPTQTILLPTESPPFPRPLESPQLNRQKQKQPISPQRPVLRGFGSNKKNKLSYRIPGPAGVFQDAYELQNNENNVVDDMSTQDFVREIINRPEADDSFTLDPWLRAMKFAYPYGGRSDITSILKQRRFLPADQVVGVVKTYEKNCVGDLSVTLKDTTGAIRGTLSSKIIDGVHGKYEGVKGIREGAVLVLQNCSIFCPSVKVKILNITRKALIKVFFKVGGST